Sequence from the Fragaria vesca subsp. vesca linkage group LG4, FraVesHawaii_1.0, whole genome shotgun sequence genome:
AGTTTTATTGATGCATCTCAGATTCTCAGTACAAGGAATACATGTATTAATAAATTAAAATCCTGACAAAAATTGGCTTCATCTGCTTCTCTTTCTCTGGCCAAGACCATATCCTTAACTATTGAATAGATATCCGTATGAGTGAGACTGAGCTCAAAACGCAACAATAAAGATCAGATTACTGGTATTGCGTTTGTATGAACCTTGATTCCTTGAATGAGAACCACAGGTGATGCGCAAACAACATAACAAGAGTTGAGCTGATCATCTTCTTCTCCTCCCCTTGCCTTTTCCTAATTGCCCAGATTTCATAGCATGTTCTTGCTCTTGAAGGAAAAGTCTTGCTTTTCCATATTTCTCAGCTCTCTCTTGTTCCATCAAAGCCTTATCCCTCGACTTCACCTCCTGCAAGAAATAATTATCTTTACGCAGTTCACGGACAGCACCTTTAGCTTCTTGTGTCAAACGCTTCTTCAACTTCTTTCTCTCAACCCGTTCACGGTCTGGATCGTAGTCTCTGCCCTTGACAAAGCTGCAGGGAACAACATACCATCCAATGGTTAGCCTAGCCATTCAGATACATATAGTAAGACACTAGAGGGAACAGGGATTAAAATAAATTACTTCTCCTCAAATTTTGGATTGAGCATTTTGATAGCCACTGGCTTTTGCTTCCGCATCTGAAGTGGTTGCCGCCGCAAGCAGTGTTTATCTGCTTTTGTCTTGATCAGTTGAGCAACCTCTTTAAATTTATCAGTTAATGCACTTGGCATATTTTCTTGTTCCGACAATTCAAGAACCAATGTTGAAATCGGCAAAAAGATTTCGGGGAAAGAACTGAATCCTTCGTAGATATTGACATATCCACGTAGAGTTTCAATTACAGTCACCAGCACACTAGACCTGAAAATTGTAAATTTGACATAAAGATATAACAAACAAACTTAAAAAGTATAACAGACAACAAATGGCATATGAAAATTCAAAGTAATAATAACGAAACCAATTTATATGCAAAAATTTACAGAATTGCCACAACTCTAAAACGTAATCATTAGATGGTGGCATCGGTCAATGTGATGTGATTTGAGGGTTCATTTCATAAGCACCGAATCTCAGCCTAACGCATCATATGGGCACATATTATCATAACATATTATCAAGTACTGACAAACTCCAAACCTGAAATTGTTGGAGGTGAAAAATGACGAGTCTTCTGGCAGGTCCATAATTGTGAGAAAATTAAGTGGATCGATCTGATTTATACATTCATGTATAAGTAAAAGGGGTCTGGGTGCTTTTAGTTCCATAAGATGATCAATCTGCCACAATATAAAGAGAGTACGGTTAATTCATCAAGCAACCATAAACTAGACTACCTCAGTATTCTCTACTAAAAAGACTATGTTGAGGCGTGTTCTTACCTCAGAATCTTGAGTAGGCTTTGGTTTTCTCTCTTTGGCCGCCATTAACAATGTTTGAAGAAATGTGACTGCTTCGGGACAGAACTTCCGAGATTGTTTAGTGATCTGCATTGCAATACAACTAATTAAGCCTGTAAAATAAATACAGCAGAGGCAAAGAAACACAGGCATGGAACAGTTCAAAACGATTGAAAGTTACAGGTTAAGGTTAATTTATTATATTCACATAGGAGTCACAGGCACTCAATCAACTTGTCTCACGTGTTTAAATATTAGGATTACGAACATGAAAGAAAGACAAAGGAGACGCCTCACACAAACTAATGTAAATTCAGCCTCCACTTGAAGAGCGCATCAAAGATAGAAATTTTTTATTGTGAATATACTTACAGAGAGAAGCAGAGAGCATAAGAACAAGCCGACTGCAACATCACGACCAGATAAGATGGGACAACGCGTCAGATATTCACACATTAAAAATATTGCTGGAGTCATGACCACATGACGAAAGTCTGAACATGGAAATATCAGGGACCAAAGCCTCAGGAGAAACAATGTCTTTGAAGCAGGCCAACAACTACTTTCTTCTTAAACGAAACAAGAGAGCATGAATTAGCATAGTTTAGCACAACCAATAACTTCACAGAAAGTAAAACTATACCATTCCATTGTGGATTACCTGGGTTCTTCACAGTCTCACAAAATTTTGTTCTGGTGCGTAGTATTCTCTCACGAGCACAGATTGAAGCAAAATACGGAGTCTCCATGCTCATCTCCATCAACGGCTTAACCAGCAAATTCAGTAATTCCAAATTTAGCGGTTTTTTATTTGCCAAGGTGGCAAAATATTGCAAAAGTAAACCATAAAACACCTGGAAAATGAAATAAATGAGAATGAGTGCCAAGATGCAATCTTTCGACCAAATTAAAGGAGAGATGCAATCACAACAGATGGAGTATACCTTAAGTTACTTCACTTCTCCATACAAATGTTAAATTCAAGTCAAGGTATCTAAGTGGAAAGCGATAATGAATAACACATGTTTCACACAAAATACAGTCAAACATTCATTGACACAAAATAGATGTGGCAAAAGTAACATACTTGCATTTTCTTCTTATTTTCAGCTGCAAGCTTGATTGCATTGCTTGCCCGGATTCGATGGATTATCAAGGCAATGTCAGCATTAGAAAGATTATCCAATAATGCATCCAACTCTTCCATGCTTTTCGGAGCTTCAATTAGGTATGGGAGGTCTGACTGAGTTAAAGATTGTTTATTGGCTGGCAATTTTTTGGCATCTAAAGATTTACCATCACTCTTACTAGCTTGAACAGCATCATTTCTTTTCAACTTTTTCAGATGTCTTTGCTCCACCTCTTTTTGATCAGCATCATCATCACCATTTTCATGTTCGTCAGAGTCTTCTTCTTCATCATCCAAGTCTAAGTCAAGATTATCATCATCACTTTGTTCCCACTCCTTATTCAATAGATCTCTTTCCCCTTCACTATCATCTTCATCAGAACCCTCAACACCATCATCTTCAGGACTTTCTGAACCCTCAGAAGAATCAGAATCATCTCCTTCACTCTCAGAATCACCAGCATCTCTTCGTTCGAGAATCTCATCAACCCAACCCTTTTTATTCCTTGGTTCTTCCTCGAGCGAGAAAGAATCACCAAGATCATCTCCAGATATAGCTCTCAGCCTCAGGGTAGATGGTTTCTCAGCATCTTCATTGTCTTCATCACTATAGTCATCAGTGGGATGCATCCTTTTCTGCCTCTCTTCCTGAATTGTGAAACTTGTCAGCAATTAAGTTTACAACTTGATAATAAAAAGTACAAGCGAGACAAACATTCAGCTAATAAATTATCAACTTTAATGACATGGAAATCCCAAGTTAAGTATAGATAAATAAACAAAAACATCTATCCTGAAATGACATGTCACTATGTACCATATTGGAATCGAGTAAATGATAAATGAACCAAATTGAAACCCAAGATGGCAACCTTTTAGAGCTTAAACATATAGCTTATCCAGGGGCATAAACCCATATAGCTTATTAGAACAGTGAAGACAGTTCTTGGTGCACCAATTTATGCATACTGCACTTGCCAACAACAATCTACAATTTACCAATACATGTTCTAATACTATAAGGAAGTTCAATAATATCCACTAATACATAGCTGCAAGACAAAGGGAATTTCATGTTTGGTGGGTTAAGCTACTGTAGTCTAATAATAACAAGCATCTATAAAGATAAGGCTGTTGGATCTGCAGATGAAACTTGCATTCAAGCAAGCATATAAATGAATGAGATACCTCCAATTGTTCTAGTTGCTCCCTCTCTTCTTGTGCTATCTCTTCAGGCGTCTTGGTCCTACTCGAGGGTTGAGCACGCCTTTCCATTGCCAATTCTCTTTCAAGTTTATCATAAGCGTCAGATTTCTCCTGCCAAAGCCAGGAAACTAATTTACTTACCCAAGTCTCAAAGTTATGCAAGTTTAACATGTTTAGTACAGCTGTACAGAACAATAAAACTTTATAAAAATAAAAATAAAAATAAAAAATCTATTGAAAATATCATACCTGCTCAGAAGTTCCAAAGATCTGAGTAGCAGAAACCTCATGCTTAATGCTTTTGTCTATAAGAGCTTTCGAGGCAATTACAGAGGTAAACTTTTTGTCCAATTCTTCCATCAAATCTTTGTTTTCATCCTTCTCCTTCGACTTTTCAAACTGGGAATAGATGAGAAGAATAAGGAAGGAATCCATAACTAAATTAAAGACTTAGGAAATTGATGTAGCCACCACCACAAGCCATTTCAATGACATAAACAAGTAAGAATCCAAACCTTATAATTTTTGGACTTCAATATCATCTCAGCATATCTTTCCTTGTCACTTTTATGCCTCTGGTACAAAAACAACGAAACAAGCATTGGCATTTTTATCGCTCTAATGTTTCTACCGATAAATCTATAATCTACTGAAGAAAACAACTTTGCTGACATATTAACCTAAAATAATCTAGTATTTCAATATAATGCACCACAAACGAGATAGCATAAAATTTCTCACATTTTCATTTCCGTCACTTAAATCCCCGTCCTTATCATCAGAATTAAATTGATATCTTTCTGCAGAGAAGAAAAACGAGTAACGTTACTCCCATTAACATAGATCAAAAGAACCAATAACTAAATCATAAGCAGTTTCAGTAGCCAACTAGACATGGAAAATGATCATCATACACAAAATCACCATAAAAATGCTTACTTTTAGCAGTTTCTCCACCATCATCATCTTCGTCATCTTCCTGCGGCATATCATCCTCAAAATCATCCCTCTGAGACAATGCACCAAGACTCTGAAACTCAAACTCGTCGTCTTCGCCATCTGACAAGTTATACTTGCTCTTCTTGCTTTGCTTCAGCTATCAAAAAAAACCAGTAATGCCAACAAATTCAGTCACATTGGAGATTATCACTAACATACACATAGATCAAAATCAAAATTCAAACTCACTTGACGCTCACGCTGGGTACGCCGAATGGCCTTATCAAACTCATCAAGCTCATCATTTCCCTCTCCGATTCGCTTATCCACAAACACCGAAGATTTACCGCTCTTCTCATACTCCTTCAGCAATGTCTTCTTCCTCTGTTTCACCAAAACCACATTAATTACCCAAAAAAAAAAAAAAAAAACAACCTAAAATTTCAGAGCTTGAATGAAACTTAGGGATGAATAAGTGTTGACCTTTTCGATGGCCTGAGAGCGAGCAAGGCCGACACGGCGCTCTTCGCCTTTGCGCTTTTTGCCGAGGACGTCGAATTTCCGCCGGGACCAAATGGTCTCGAAGGGGTTGGGCTTCGGCGGCTGGACCTTCATAGCCGCCGCTTTCGGTCCTAGTTTACTTTTCTTCTTCTTCTTCGTCTCCTTCGCGGTGCTGTTGTCGTCGGAGCGACTGAGCTTTGGCAATTTGCCGGCGAAGGGGTTTGGTTTGGGGGACTGGTGCTTCATGGATGCGGCGCGTGGGCCGGACTTCAGCTTCGCCATGGCTGAGAGAAGGTGGTGGTGGCCGTTGGTAGGGTTTATGGATGAAGAAGGAAAGGGGTAAGGGTTTTGCAGTGAGATTTCTGATTTTGGGAGTTGGGTCGGGTCGATTCCGGTTTGGTTCGACTCGTTTTGGGCCCAAAGCTCCAACGGTATTCGGCGTATCCCACCTCAGTATCAAGTACGTACTATACTGTATTCTAAAGTCTTATCTTCCAAGATACTTATTGATCGCCTAAATGACAAGATTAGACCTGTAAATAGACCGGATCTTGATCCGGACCCGCTCTGGATCCGTGGTTTTTAAACTGGTTTGGATCGAAAATTAGACCCGTTGATCCGTTAAGGACTCGGATCTGTTAACCCGTTTATTAAACGGATCGGATACGGATCGAGGTTGATCCGATCCGTTAAGGACCCGGATCTGTTTTAAAATAATTAAATAATATTTTTATAAATATAATATTATTAAAAAATATTAAATAATATAATAATTATTTGAATAACCTAAACGTCTAAAGTATAATCATTTGATGAAGTTGAAGGTTACTGATACCTATGTTCTTTTTATACACTTTGCTAAATACATTGGAGGTTTAGTATTTTGAATATATTAGTTTATTGTTAAGGAGTATTTTGGTCATGTAATTCAACTTTTGATGTAAACTTTTATTTTGTTATAATATTTCATTAGTGTTTTATGAAAATTTATAATAAAATTAAGAAATTATTATTTACAAATTAAAAATATTTATAATTATAAACGGATCGGATTAACGGGTCGGGTATTCGTTAACCCGCCGGATCCGGATTTGGATCTAGCTATCAAAGATCCGGCGGGTAACGGGTCGGATCCGGATCCAAAATTTCTATTACGGATCCGGATCCGGATCTAGGTAGATCCGCTCCAGATCCGGTCCATTTACAAGTATAGACAAGATCCGTTGTCCAAGATACATTGAAACTTTTGCTAGCCCACTCAGTTCCATTCAGAAGGGAATTGCTTACCTGATGATTAAGTGAATATGGGCAATTA
This genomic interval carries:
- the LOC101303505 gene encoding nucleolar protein 14-like, with product MAKLKSGPRAASMKHQSPKPNPFAGKLPKLSRSDDNSTAKETKKKKKSKLGPKAAAMKVQPPKPNPFETIWSRRKFDVLGKKRKGEERRVGLARSQAIEKRKKTLLKEYEKSGKSSVFVDKRIGEGNDELDEFDKAIRRTQRERQLKQSKKSKYNLSDGEDDEFEFQSLGALSQRDDFEDDMPQEDDEDDDGGETAKKRYQFNSDDKDGDLSDGNENRHKSDKERYAEMILKSKNYKFEKSKEKDENKDLMEELDKKFTSVIASKALIDKSIKHEVSATQIFGTSEQEKSDAYDKLERELAMERRAQPSSRTKTPEEIAQEEREQLEQLEEERQKRMHPTDDYSDEDNEDAEKPSTLRLRAISGDDLGDSFSLEEEPRNKKGWVDEILERRDAGDSESEGDDSDSSEGSESPEDDGVEGSDEDDSEGERDLLNKEWEQSDDDNLDLDLDDEEEDSDEHENGDDDADQKEVEQRHLKKLKRNDAVQASKSDGKSLDAKKLPANKQSLTQSDLPYLIEAPKSMEELDALLDNLSNADIALIIHRIRASNAIKLAAENKKKMQVFYGLLLQYFATLANKKPLNLELLNLLVKPLMEMSMETPYFASICARERILRTRTKFCETVKNPESSCWPASKTLFLLRLWSLIFPCSDFRHVVMTPAIFLMCEYLTRCPILSGRDVAVGLFLCSLLLSITKQSRKFCPEAVTFLQTLLMAAKERKPKPTQDSEIDHLMELKAPRPLLLIHECINQIDPLNFLTIMDLPEDSSFFTSNNFRSSVLVTVIETLRGYVNIYEGFSSFPEIFLPISTLVLELSEQENMPSALTDKFKEVAQLIKTKADKHCLRRQPLQMRKQKPVAIKMLNPKFEENFVKGRDYDPDRERVERKKLKKRLTQEAKGAVRELRKDNYFLQEVKSRDKALMEQERAEKYGKARLFLQEQEHAMKSGQLGKGKGRRRR